The following proteins are encoded in a genomic region of Cryptomeria japonica chromosome 11, Sugi_1.0, whole genome shotgun sequence:
- the LOC131037633 gene encoding disease resistance RPP13-like protein 4 — MEAIVGGAVAGKICEMTLQMTVQKLSAQISLVTNFQKDFEWLKRKLGYMKGFLKDAEQQCRQKESVRQWLQDVRDIAVRAEDILERCTAQPLYTSRLQSVFTGNHMGFRYKYSRKISKIKARIKLLIEEGWQLKVANDVSSGEEASSSTLRRAYSKRSSIVPIDSHPVGIEAKVEHLVSLLERPAVSVIAVVGMGGLGKTYLLQHVYSVVKYRFEKSIWLSISQSFSISKLQNDLASHLNIKDKIQGVSEQRAEELINAHLKEKKIVIVLDDVWKPIKEGNLIKRLGLTIGQNCKLVITTRNREVCRNVKAEIYEMERLSEEDSWKLFCIYGFPEDEGNRAPEHLLDVARNIAKECGNLPLAIKTTAASLAGCRSRREWDSKLSQLKEVSTLNKPLEVLKLSYDCLPAHLKACFAYLSFFPEDEKIDCEYLVNLWIAEGFIPDGKDQWDIGWKCLNEIANLCLVEIVEEEWEGSDHDSDIQVELEVKKYCRVHDLFLDLAVYISKENKCAFKIENAFKEFPARNNSVDWCRVLLPKKWIDDKVLLKSRLAFSPKLLRTLSLSDNRIVNIPPKILMNMKVLRVLDLSRNGISTLPDCVEDMKLLKVLNLSSTWITEVPGCVRSLKSLLFLDVSFCSSLRQIPVWIGKLKCLQHINTVQSPLINTLPNGILNLKSLRTLRSRRLRLSVRNDSELKLQDVRSMFQLQELSICLHTESQLQSIKEGILGKLVRMRHLTVENCLPFPDCPFPEELEIMRDLETLQLHKFAVTSSLCSFVDLRELRLQRCHWNSYPEFQKMPNLMSLQLDSNISCTEIPAAFGKSGGFPKLRFMLIRDFPGLDEFPELEDGAMPHLEVFKLHKCHNLSELRGLEKLKMLKEFNYHRSFGLWFRLQEGGQDWREVKARNPQVIITHRHRRYV, encoded by the coding sequence ATGGAAGCTATAGTTGGAGGAGCTGTAGCTGGAAAAATTTGCGAGATGACTCTTCAGATGACAGTTCAAAAGTTATCCGCACAGATAAGCCTTGTCACAAACTTCCAGAAAGACTTTGAATGGTTGAAGAGAAAACTTGGATATATGAAGGGATTTCTCAAGGATGCCGAGCAACAGTGCAGACAAAAGGAGAGTGTGAGGCAATGGTTACAAGATGTTCGAGACATTGCCGTACGTGCAGAGGACATATTAGAGCGATGTACTGCACAGCCTCTCTACACTAGCAGACTTCAATCTGTTTTCACTGGTAATCACATGGGTTTTCGTTACAAATATTCACGAAAAATCAGTAAGATCAAAGCTAGAATTAAGCTCCTTATTGAGGAGGGATGGCAATTAAAGGTTGCTAATGATGTTTCGTCCGGAGAAGAAGCATCAAGCAGCACTTTACGAAGAGCATACTCAAAGAGATCAAGTATTGTGCCAATAGATTCACATCCAGTGGGTATAGAGGCCAAGGTTGAGCACTTGGTAAGCTTGTTAGAGAGGCCTGCAGTTTCTGTTATAGCCGTCGTTGGAATGGGCGGCTTAGGGAAGACTTATCTTCTCCAACATGTCTACAGTGTGGTCAAATATAGGTTCGAGAAATCTATTTGGCTTTCAATTTCTCAATCCTTTTCTATTTCTAAGTTGCAGAATGACTTAGCCTCTCACTTAAATATAAAGGATAAAATTCAAGGAGTTTCTGAACAAAGAGCAGAGGAATTGATTAATGCCCACTTGAAAGAAAAAAAGATTGTGATTGTTCTGGATGATGTGTGGAAGCCCATCAAAGAGGGCAATTTGATAAAGAGACTTGGTTTGACAATTGGGCAAAACTGCAAACTTGTGATCACAACTAGAAACAGAGAAGTTTGCAGAAATGTGAAGGCAGAAATTTATGAGATGGAACGTTTGAGTGAAGAAGACAGTTGGAAACTGTTTTGTATTTATGGGTTTCCAGAGGATGAGGGAAACAGAGCACCCGAGCACCTTCTGGATGTAGCCCGCAATATTGCAAAGGAATGTGGAAACCTGCCCTTGGCCATCAAGACAACTGCAGCATCTCTGGCAGGCTGCAGATCCCGAAGGGAATGGGACTCCAAACTAAGTCAGCTTAAAGAGGTATCTACTCTCAATAAACCCTTGGAAGTCCTCAAATTGAGCTATGATTGCTTGCCTGCACATCTTAAGGCTTGTTTTGCTTATCTGTCTTTCTTCCCTGAGGATGAGAAAATAGACTGCGAGTACCTGGTAAATCTTTGGATAGCAGAAGGTTTCATTCCAGATGGAAAAGACCAGTGGGATATTGGATGGAAATGTTTAAATGAGATTGCcaatctttgtttagttgaaatagTGGAAGAAGAATGGGAGGGATCAGATCATGATTCTGATATTCAAGTTGAACTTGAAGTCAAAAAATATTGCAGAGTTCATGATTTATTTCTTGATTTGGCGGTGTATATATCTAAAGAAAACAAATGTGCTTTCAAAATTGAAAACGCCTTCAAAGAATTCCCTGCCAGGAACAACAGTGTTGATTGGTGCAGGGTTTTGTTGCCCAAGAAATGGATAGATGATAAGGTCCTGCTAAAAAGCCGCCTTGCATTTTCTCCCAAACTTCTCCGGACATTATCATTGTCTGACAATCGCATAGTTAACATCCCCCCCAAAATTTTAATGAATATGAAAGTACTGCGGGTTCTTGACTTGAGCAGGAATGGCATCAGTACGTTGCCTGATTGTGTTGAAGATATGAAGCTTCTCAAAGTTTTGAACTTATCGAGCACATGGATTACGGAGGTACCAGGGTGCGTTAGAAGTTTGAAGAGTCTTCTCTTTCTCGATGTTTCTTTTTGCTCTAGCTTAAGGCAGATACCAGTGTGGATAGGTAAACTGAAATGTCTTCAGCATATCAATACAGTGCAATCTCCTCTCATTAATACTTTGCCAAATGGAATTTTAAATCTCAAGTCTCTCCGGACACTCAGATCTCGTCGCTTGCGCCTCTCTGTCAGAAATGATTCAGAGTTGAAGTTACAGGATGTTCGTAGTATGTTTCAGCTGCAAGAATTAAGCATATGCCTTCACACAGAATCGCAATTACAAAGTATAAAAGAAGGGATTTTGGGGAAGTTGGTAAGGATGCGCCATCTCACTGTTGAGAATTGTCTTCCATTCCCTGATTGCCCGTTTCCGGAGGAACTGGAGATTATGAGAGATCTTGAAACATTACAGCTACACAAATTTGCTGTGACAAGTAGTTTATGCAGTTTTGTGGATCTTAGGGAACTCAGGTTACAAAGATGTCATTGGAATAGTTATCCAGAATTCCAGAAAATGCCAAACTTAATGAGTTTGCAGTTGGATAGTAACATAAGCTGCACAGAGATACCAGCGGCTTTTGGAAAGTCGGGCGGGTTTCCAAAACTTCGGTTCATGCTGATTAGAGATTTCCCTGGGCTGGACGAGTTTCCTGAATTGGAAGATGGAGCCATGCCACACCTCGAGGTTTTTAAGCTACACAAGTGTCACAATCTGAGCGAATTAAGGGGATTGGAGAAATTGAAAATGCTCAAGGAGTTCAACTATCATCGTTCATTTGGATTATGGTTTAGGCTACAGGAAGGAGGGCAAGATTGGCGAGAAGTTAAAGCCCGTAATCCGCAGGTAATCATCACCCACAGGCACAGGCGTTATGTTTAA